One window of Propionispora vibrioides genomic DNA carries:
- a CDS encoding YwbE family protein — translation MDGTERKNIRRGCKVRIVQKQHQRTGELTEGIVRDILTNSPVHPRGIKVRLETGHIGRVQEVLST, via the coding sequence ATGGACGGGACAGAAAGAAAGAATATCCGGCGGGGTTGCAAGGTGCGGATCGTACAGAAGCAGCATCAGCGGACCGGTGAGTTGACCGAAGGGATAGTCAGGGATATTTTGACCAATAGCCCGGTGCATCCCCGGGGAATTAAAGTCAGGTTGGAAACAGGGCATATTGGCAGGGTTCAGGAGGTCTTGTCCACCTGA
- a CDS encoding HAD family hydrolase, with protein MRIRWCVCDVDGTLMNSANHLTEETMLAVRQMQEAGVELILSTGRSPLFIKELVAKLNLGGPVICCNGGLIRHVGTRQTLFSKEIRRETVLALAADFLDNGVDALMYSDEHIYYNRGSKRAQLYFRFNQEKEPEFQVPMIEITRAEELPDRIIKFFVWDVDAALAERITTIHNKQGDLYIVQSMKGSLDVMASGVSKGEALRFLAQQGRLQLAQTAVFGDNYNDVSMFELAGLPIAMANGEAAAKQAAKFVARSNDENGVAHAIRRYILEQPV; from the coding sequence ATGAGGATACGATGGTGTGTTTGCGATGTGGACGGTACGCTGATGAACTCGGCGAATCATTTGACGGAAGAAACTATGCTGGCCGTACGTCAAATGCAGGAGGCCGGGGTCGAACTTATTTTATCTACCGGCCGAAGCCCGCTGTTTATTAAAGAGCTGGTGGCTAAGCTCAACCTGGGCGGACCGGTAATTTGCTGCAACGGTGGTCTTATCCGGCATGTGGGAACGAGACAAACGTTGTTCAGCAAGGAAATTCGCCGGGAAACCGTACTGGCCTTGGCGGCTGATTTTTTGGACAACGGCGTTGACGCCCTTATGTATTCGGACGAGCATATTTATTATAACCGCGGCAGCAAACGGGCCCAGCTATATTTCCGGTTCAACCAGGAAAAAGAGCCGGAGTTTCAGGTGCCGATGATTGAAATTACCCGGGCAGAGGAATTGCCCGATCGGATCATAAAATTTTTTGTCTGGGATGTCGATGCTGCCTTGGCGGAGCGGATTACGACCATTCACAATAAGCAGGGAGATTTGTATATTGTGCAATCGATGAAAGGTTCCCTGGACGTTATGGCCAGTGGTGTCTCCAAGGGAGAAGCGCTGCGGTTTTTGGCGCAGCAGGGACGGCTACAATTGGCACAGACTGCCGTTTTTGGTGATAACTACAATGATGTCAGTATGTTCGAGTTGGCCGGCTTGCCTATTGCGATGGCCAACGGGGAGGCTGCCGCCAAACAGGCAGCTAAATTTGTCGCCCGCTCCAATGATGAGAACGGTGTGGCTCATGCCATCCGGCGCTATATTTTGGAACAGCCCGTTTGA
- the nrdD gene encoding anaerobic ribonucleoside-triphosphate reductase produces the protein MLIRNVLVENPEALPEKEVQAYVAEEMAIWQKTGKTLGRVILCLEGNDVVIQSFEQSPIKRTRRITGYLSTVDKFNDAKQRELADRLPHNQERETVLLV, from the coding sequence ATGCTAATCAGGAATGTATTGGTGGAAAACCCTGAGGCTTTGCCGGAAAAAGAAGTACAGGCCTATGTGGCTGAGGAAATGGCTATTTGGCAAAAGACGGGCAAGACTTTGGGCCGTGTTATTCTTTGCCTGGAAGGGAATGATGTGGTCATTCAGTCTTTTGAGCAATCGCCGATCAAAAGAACGCGCCGGATTACCGGTTATCTCAGCACAGTGGATAAGTTTAATGATGCGAAACAGCGGGAATTGGCCGATCGTTTGCCCCATAACCAGGAACGGGAAACAGTGCTGTTGGTGTAG
- a CDS encoding bifunctional diguanylate cyclase/phosphodiesterase, translating to MNKGKLFFFLQQMGQARGRWVFLFMAAYIVLFFAWSVGWAEAGSLRLAGCGALVFASVAVTSGLLFQTYRKVREDSLFWLLLFLGISSSAGGILLGGYYRIALQIDFPLQSWDNLFYVTSSLLTLAAYVSLLWQRRGACFCFKALFDITLLLVVVFAVSWDYIRMYFAFPNEQALTNMLFLAYPVMDLGLLFGIARFYLQFKRFNRPMLHCFLGSIIFFFIADTAFLYGSLMEVNSAGTWYHMLWGMANLLIALAVSFRQGEYAIGQEGNLEYNPDTMWLCLSYGVVAGLFLLLLVKLEEFVSVAVGLFICLLLISVRQVFSFLENKRLLQSLQQKNAELLTMAYTDHLTAMPNRFRFLEDIKVKQKPCVAIINIENFRAINEFYGCQAGDKVLRDVAACILQEAGRCGYEVYRLSGDEYALLADSVEPNLFKRNILDMYDCIEQTKFSIHGQLHPVFVSIGLSFTAESPLEKAQMALRYARQRHLKVQVYGDDLPVKDSYHHNLYWVQEVQEAIEEDRILLYYQPILDLCTGRVTKYEALVRMLSRQGEIISPGCFLPVIKKTKIYPRLTEVILEKCFAYFQDKDVEFSINLSAADIADCKVTQRILRLLAGSGLAGRVTFEFVESEEFENPEELLRFITAVKRYHAKIAIDDFGSGYSNFAHIFTMGADYIKVDGSLVKEIADNPSVLAVVESIVYLARKLNIKVIAEFVCCETIYHTVKDMGLDEVQGYFIGEPKPHLLQT from the coding sequence GTGAACAAAGGCAAGCTGTTTTTTTTCTTACAACAAATGGGGCAGGCCAGAGGAAGATGGGTTTTCTTGTTTATGGCTGCTTATATCGTTTTGTTTTTTGCTTGGAGCGTTGGCTGGGCTGAAGCAGGAAGCCTGCGCCTGGCAGGTTGCGGTGCTTTGGTTTTCGCCAGTGTGGCGGTTACAAGCGGGCTTTTATTTCAAACCTACCGGAAGGTCAGGGAAGATTCGCTGTTTTGGCTGTTGTTGTTCCTGGGAATTAGCAGTTCAGCCGGTGGTATTCTTCTGGGAGGGTATTACCGGATTGCGTTACAGATCGATTTTCCTCTTCAAAGCTGGGATAATTTATTTTATGTGACAAGTTCACTTTTGACGTTGGCAGCTTATGTCTCCCTGCTTTGGCAGCGCCGGGGAGCCTGCTTTTGCTTTAAGGCGCTGTTTGATATTACGTTGCTCCTGGTTGTTGTTTTTGCGGTAAGCTGGGACTATATCCGGATGTATTTTGCTTTTCCCAATGAACAGGCCTTGACTAATATGCTTTTTCTGGCATATCCTGTTATGGATTTAGGCTTGCTGTTCGGGATCGCCAGATTTTATCTTCAGTTTAAACGGTTCAACCGGCCTATGCTGCATTGTTTTTTGGGGAGTATTATTTTTTTCTTTATTGCCGATACGGCTTTTTTATACGGCTCTTTGATGGAGGTTAATTCTGCCGGCACCTGGTATCACATGCTCTGGGGTATGGCCAATCTGCTGATTGCCTTGGCAGTGTCGTTCCGGCAGGGCGAGTATGCGATTGGGCAGGAAGGCAACTTAGAATATAATCCCGACACCATGTGGCTTTGCCTTTCCTATGGCGTTGTGGCCGGACTGTTCCTGCTGCTGCTGGTAAAGCTGGAGGAGTTTGTCAGCGTGGCTGTCGGGTTGTTCATTTGCCTGCTGCTGATCAGCGTCCGCCAGGTGTTTTCCTTTTTGGAAAATAAGCGGCTGCTCCAGTCGTTGCAGCAGAAGAACGCCGAATTGCTGACCATGGCTTATACCGATCATCTGACCGCCATGCCTAACCGGTTCCGGTTTCTGGAAGATATTAAAGTAAAGCAAAAACCTTGTGTGGCGATTATCAATATTGAAAATTTCCGGGCTATTAATGAATTTTACGGCTGTCAGGCAGGTGATAAGGTGCTGCGCGATGTAGCCGCCTGCATCCTGCAGGAAGCGGGCCGTTGCGGTTATGAGGTATACCGGCTGTCCGGTGACGAATATGCCCTGTTGGCTGACAGTGTGGAGCCAAACCTGTTTAAAAGAAATATTCTGGACATGTATGACTGTATTGAACAAACCAAGTTTTCAATCCATGGACAACTGCATCCTGTTTTTGTGAGCATTGGCCTGTCCTTCACTGCCGAAAGTCCGCTGGAAAAGGCGCAAATGGCCCTTCGGTATGCCCGCCAGCGTCACCTTAAGGTCCAGGTATATGGTGACGACCTGCCGGTAAAAGACAGTTATCACCATAATTTATACTGGGTGCAGGAAGTGCAGGAAGCCATTGAAGAGGACCGCATTTTGCTTTATTATCAGCCGATTTTGGACCTTTGCACCGGCCGGGTTACCAAGTATGAGGCCTTAGTGCGCATGCTGTCCCGGCAGGGAGAGATTATTTCTCCCGGCTGTTTTCTGCCGGTGATTAAAAAAACTAAAATATATCCCCGGCTAACAGAAGTTATTTTGGAAAAATGCTTTGCCTATTTTCAGGACAAGGATGTTGAGTTTTCGATTAATTTGAGCGCAGCCGATATTGCAGACTGCAAGGTAACGCAGCGGATACTTCGGTTGTTGGCCGGTTCGGGATTGGCTGGCCGGGTCACTTTTGAATTTGTCGAATCGGAGGAATTTGAAAACCCCGAGGAACTGCTGCGGTTCATCACTGCAGTCAAACGATATCATGCCAAGATTGCTATTGATGATTTTGGCAGCGGCTATTCCAATTTTGCCCATATTTTTACGATGGGCGCCGATTATATCAAAGTTGACGGGTCACTGGTAAAGGAGATTGCGGACAATCCGTCGGTACTGGCGGTGGTGGAAAGCATCGTCTATCTTGCCCGCAAACTGAATATCAAAGTCATTGCGGAATTTGTCTGCTGTGAAACCATCTACCATACGGTTAAAGATATGGGATTGGATGAAGTACAAGGCTATTTTATCGGTGAACCGAAACCGCATTTGCTGCAGACCTAG
- the htpG gene encoding molecular chaperone HtpG, translated as MTQETKPKQTREFQAETKQLLDLMVHSIYTNREIFLRELISNASDAIDKVRFESLTNSALLEGNSDFEIFLVPDETTHTLTISDNGMGMTYEEVVENIGTIAKSGTKAFLAKLKEKETSPDQELIGQFGVGFYSAFMVAEKVTLLTRAPGEANGIRWESTGDGTYTIEECDKEQRGTTIILTLKEEFRTAEENFLHTYTLQSLVKKYSDYIRYPIKMNVTKEEQPKDADGKPIEGADAVKTIEVRTLNSMTPLWAKNKNEITREEYDSFYKDLFHDWENPLEVIHSKAEGTVEYTSLLYLPARAPFDLYDRDATGGIRLYSKHIFIMEKCQDLLPEYLRFVRGLVDSPDFSLNISRELLQHSKQLKLIGKNLEKSVLKTLENLLSKDRPQYESFWKEFGQALKIGVYSDYQSRDKLKGLLLFPSSHSADGLTSLDEYVGRMPEKQKVIYYATGKDRSSVERLPQMELLKEKGVEVLFLFDRVDEFTIDALQEFKEKKFQSISRGDLQLDDLESPEAKQDAESLSKENEPLLQAIKEKLSGKITDVKISSRLKSSAVCLVSDNNGISLSMEQILAEMNKAPFKASRILELNPHHEVFTALKKVYETDPTATAFTDYCDLLYTQALLIEGILPDDPIGFANKVANLMAHSGK; from the coding sequence ATGACTCAAGAAACAAAACCTAAACAAACGCGGGAGTTTCAAGCCGAAACCAAACAACTGCTGGATTTAATGGTTCACTCTATTTATACCAACCGGGAAATCTTCTTGCGCGAACTTATTTCCAACGCATCGGATGCGATTGACAAAGTACGTTTTGAGTCTTTGACTAATTCGGCGCTGCTGGAAGGCAATTCGGACTTTGAAATTTTCTTAGTGCCTGATGAAACCACCCACACCCTGACAATCTCCGATAACGGTATGGGGATGACCTATGAGGAAGTCGTTGAAAATATTGGCACCATTGCCAAGTCCGGTACGAAAGCCTTTCTTGCCAAACTAAAAGAAAAAGAAACGTCCCCTGACCAGGAACTGATCGGCCAGTTCGGTGTTGGTTTTTATTCCGCCTTTATGGTCGCGGAAAAAGTAACCCTATTAACCCGTGCGCCCGGGGAGGCCAATGGAATCCGCTGGGAATCCACCGGCGACGGAACCTATACTATCGAAGAATGCGATAAGGAGCAACGAGGTACTACCATCATCCTCACCCTGAAGGAAGAATTCCGTACTGCCGAAGAAAACTTCTTACATACATACACCCTGCAATCACTGGTCAAGAAGTACTCTGATTATATCCGTTATCCGATCAAAATGAACGTTACCAAAGAGGAACAGCCCAAAGATGCCGACGGCAAACCGATTGAAGGTGCCGACGCTGTAAAAACAATAGAAGTCCGTACTTTAAATTCGATGACCCCGCTCTGGGCGAAAAACAAGAACGAAATCACCCGGGAAGAATACGATTCTTTCTATAAGGATTTGTTCCATGACTGGGAAAACCCGCTGGAGGTCATTCATTCCAAAGCGGAAGGCACCGTGGAATATACCAGCCTCTTATACCTGCCGGCCCGGGCCCCGTTCGACCTGTATGACCGGGATGCCACCGGCGGTATCCGGCTGTACTCCAAGCATATTTTCATTATGGAAAAATGCCAGGACCTGCTGCCGGAGTACCTGCGTTTTGTCCGCGGTCTGGTGGATTCGCCTGACTTCTCGCTCAATATCTCCCGGGAATTGCTGCAGCACAGTAAACAGCTAAAACTGATCGGTAAAAACCTGGAAAAAAGCGTACTGAAAACACTGGAGAACCTGTTGTCTAAGGATCGTCCCCAATACGAGTCCTTCTGGAAAGAATTTGGCCAGGCCCTGAAAATCGGCGTCTATTCCGACTATCAAAGCCGGGATAAGCTAAAAGGCCTGCTGCTCTTCCCTTCCTCCCATTCCGCCGACGGCCTTACCTCGCTTGACGAATATGTGGGACGGATGCCGGAAAAACAGAAAGTTATCTACTATGCCACCGGCAAAGACCGCTCCTCAGTGGAACGGCTGCCGCAAATGGAACTGCTGAAGGAAAAAGGAGTCGAAGTACTCTTTCTATTTGACCGGGTCGATGAATTCACCATTGACGCCTTACAGGAATTTAAAGAGAAGAAGTTCCAGTCAATCAGCCGCGGTGATCTGCAACTGGACGACTTGGAATCACCGGAAGCCAAGCAGGATGCCGAAAGCCTTTCCAAAGAAAATGAGCCGCTTCTGCAGGCCATTAAAGAAAAACTGTCCGGAAAAATTACCGATGTCAAGATCAGCAGCCGCCTAAAATCAAGCGCCGTCTGCCTGGTCAGTGACAACAACGGCATCAGCCTGTCGATGGAACAGATTCTGGCCGAAATGAATAAAGCCCCCTTCAAGGCCAGCCGCATTCTGGAGCTGAACCCCCATCACGAAGTATTCACCGCTTTGAAAAAAGTGTATGAAACCGATCCTACAGCCACGGCCTTCACCGACTACTGCGACCTGCTCTATACCCAGGCGCTGCTTATCGAAGGCATCCTGCCGGACGACCCCATCGGATTTGCCAATAAAGTGGCCAATTTAATGGCTCACAGTGGAAAATAA
- a CDS encoding QueT transporter family protein, whose translation MMNQKKLMKAAVIAAIYVVLSVVFQPISYGVIQFRIAEALTVLPILYAESVWGLFVGCLLANMIGGAGVMDVVFGSLATLAAAWLTRRFKDSKAAYVFPVIINAVVVGAYLAYLFAMPYWSVFGSVFIGEAVVIGTLGVILIKAAQRIQ comes from the coding sequence ATGATGAATCAGAAAAAATTAATGAAGGCGGCTGTGATCGCCGCCATTTATGTAGTGCTTTCCGTGGTATTTCAGCCCATCTCCTATGGGGTCATCCAATTCCGGATTGCCGAGGCGCTTACTGTGCTGCCTATTTTATATGCCGAATCGGTATGGGGGCTGTTTGTCGGTTGCCTGCTGGCCAATATGATTGGCGGCGCCGGCGTGATGGATGTGGTCTTTGGCAGTCTGGCCACACTGGCGGCAGCCTGGCTGACCCGGCGCTTTAAAGACAGCAAGGCCGCCTATGTCTTCCCGGTGATCATTAATGCCGTCGTGGTCGGCGCTTATTTGGCTTATCTGTTTGCTATGCCCTATTGGTCGGTATTTGGTTCTGTCTTTATCGGCGAGGCGGTAGTCATTGGAACGCTGGGGGTTATTTTGATTAAAGCCGCACAAAGGATTCAGTAG
- a CDS encoding tetratricopeptide repeat protein, with translation MSYKNREAAREYAVTLARDGEYRPALAILENLAADREAEEDIVSDYAVVAAWAGEYTKAIQLYEERIKTFPAMPDYVRINVAQAYFKTGRFNDAWQLYHQSAMSGNKKARLWEAESLVHMERFDEAERIYSTLLEEQPDNLAAYSGKANILLARGDADGAAKLIETAVAFVDGQSDPALKASLLALRGGMAAQFIRHDAYRQAIVLLRPAIRDKSATVQMQCDYVLALFLYGDYQTAVKAGEQLWPNYREIPAYGRRALADSYLRLNLPKQAISIYCSILEQGESLPSDRHSLAYSYMLTGSKEKQAMALYQELINMAAEQAMSITGDADSFFTMGRYEAGKKLYQAIIHAYPDCAAFRQQFAAILYRQGLIREAYGQYLSLAALPGTQPAANSGIVNTAVLGGDYYSARLAAAGLDKYSANPIAAQALRTFEGRWQGSLAVNATGSSDYKGNKDHGIQLTGEQRVTDRVDILAGIGSTWISDGQGETVLRTNSVGGRYTDMKHMVQLWLDQGRSHGRMDGYRLTTSRYFGEQSRVDFNISRTPVMDAEALPGHMMTTEYQLAYNRQIGRKDNLSVMMATANYPDSNRRRDINLDWDHVMVDTGAKQLSWFGYADRTGFKKQMIDGLEPVYESPRCREAYGLGLRQRWNFTKHYWETSFEIGVGRDQPEPMDTSSSLRAEYGYHISRNQALAVSVDYGLRTGYSTGTGGKPQFSDRQYNVSYQLSW, from the coding sequence ATGTCATATAAGAACCGGGAAGCAGCACGGGAATATGCGGTTACCTTGGCAAGGGACGGGGAGTATCGGCCGGCGTTGGCGATACTGGAAAATTTGGCGGCTGACCGTGAGGCAGAAGAGGATATTGTATCCGATTATGCCGTCGTTGCAGCCTGGGCCGGAGAATATACAAAAGCGATTCAGTTGTATGAAGAACGAATAAAAACATTCCCGGCCATGCCTGATTATGTGAGAATCAATGTGGCCCAGGCATATTTTAAGACCGGACGCTTTAACGACGCCTGGCAGTTATATCATCAATCGGCCATGTCGGGAAATAAGAAAGCCCGCTTATGGGAAGCGGAAAGTCTGGTACATATGGAGCGTTTTGACGAAGCGGAGCGTATTTATTCGACCTTGCTGGAAGAACAACCTGACAATTTAGCGGCTTACAGTGGCAAAGCTAATATATTACTGGCACGCGGTGATGCAGACGGAGCGGCTAAGCTAATAGAAACTGCCGTAGCTTTTGTTGACGGACAAAGCGATCCGGCATTAAAAGCTTCGTTGCTGGCGTTGCGTGGCGGGATGGCGGCTCAATTTATTAGACATGATGCATACCGGCAGGCTATTGTACTGCTGCGGCCTGCAATCCGTGATAAAAGTGCGACTGTTCAGATGCAATGTGACTACGTGCTGGCATTATTTTTGTACGGTGATTATCAAACCGCGGTTAAAGCAGGGGAGCAATTATGGCCCAATTACCGGGAGATTCCTGCCTATGGGCGGCGCGCGTTGGCGGACTCTTATTTACGACTCAATCTGCCCAAACAGGCCATAAGTATTTATTGCAGTATTCTGGAGCAGGGGGAAAGCTTGCCCAGCGATAGGCACAGCCTGGCTTATTCGTATATGTTGACCGGCTCCAAGGAAAAACAGGCGATGGCGTTGTATCAGGAACTTATCAATATGGCTGCAGAACAGGCCATGAGCATTACCGGGGATGCCGATTCATTTTTTACAATGGGGCGGTATGAGGCCGGAAAGAAGCTGTATCAAGCCATAATCCATGCCTATCCTGATTGTGCGGCGTTTCGCCAGCAGTTTGCTGCGATACTTTATCGCCAGGGGCTGATCAGAGAAGCTTACGGACAATATCTGTCGTTGGCTGCTTTGCCGGGTACACAGCCTGCTGCCAATAGTGGTATTGTTAATACGGCTGTGCTGGGAGGCGATTATTATTCTGCCAGGCTGGCCGCAGCAGGATTGGACAAGTATAGTGCAAATCCAATAGCGGCTCAGGCGCTGAGGACCTTTGAAGGACGTTGGCAGGGCAGTCTGGCAGTTAACGCTACCGGTAGCAGCGATTATAAGGGAAATAAGGATCATGGCATACAATTGACCGGCGAACAGCGGGTGACAGACCGGGTAGATATATTGGCAGGAATCGGCAGTACGTGGATTTCTGACGGCCAGGGAGAAACCGTATTAAGAACAAACTCTGTTGGCGGACGATACACCGATATGAAACACATGGTACAGTTGTGGCTGGATCAGGGCCGTAGTCACGGCAGGATGGATGGGTATCGCCTGACCACGAGTCGCTATTTTGGTGAACAAAGCAGAGTTGATTTTAATATAAGCCGTACACCGGTAATGGATGCGGAGGCGTTGCCCGGTCATATGATGACGACAGAGTATCAGCTGGCGTATAACCGGCAAATTGGACGCAAAGACAATCTGTCTGTCATGATGGCAACCGCAAATTATCCGGACAGCAACCGGCGGCGCGATATAAACCTGGACTGGGACCATGTGATGGTTGATACCGGAGCAAAACAACTGTCTTGGTTTGGTTATGCCGACAGAACAGGCTTTAAAAAACAGATGATTGATGGGTTGGAGCCGGTTTACGAAAGTCCCCGTTGCCGGGAAGCCTATGGTCTTGGCCTTCGTCAGCGTTGGAATTTTACCAAGCATTATTGGGAAACTTCCTTTGAGATAGGAGTGGGACGTGATCAGCCGGAGCCGATGGATACCAGTTCTTCACTTCGGGCCGAGTATGGTTATCATATTTCCCGTAATCAGGCACTTGCTGTTAGTGTGGACTATGGATTGCGTACTGGTTATTCAACTGGGACGGGCGGAAAACCGCAGTTTTCTGACCGCCAATACAATGTGAGCTACCAGCTTTCCTGGTAG
- the pgaB gene encoding poly-beta-1,6-N-acetyl-D-glucosamine N-deacetylase PgaB: protein MNKKIVGALVFCMLILLICSPSLANAKEVLVLCYHNVTDQPGQDIYAVTPANLKSHLTYLKEQGYTPISLKEYIAASQTGAALPDKSVLLTFDDGYQSVYTKVFPLLKEYRYPGMIAIVTSWLDYAPAELGPLVTWQQIREMENSGLIDVASHSHDMHRFTVVTPQGDRGPLLSRLQYKNGRYETIAEQRERVRRDLHESQAVFNKELGHTVQAVVWPYGAYTPFAVTDALQEGFEACFTLNDGVNHPGEQALQAANRLIITGNPSKEHFASLLKANSEAAKVPVKAIQLDLDMIYDPGSAVQTEENLNLAIERIRSSGANTIYLQSFSDEDGSGNSKSVYFYTKEAPVKADLFSHVIGRLREEGRFSIYAWFPTLAAQWLLEDSPQDAVVAYDEKNKGWYRRATPFSSRVSDRLSALVADLAAYNDINGILFQDDVYLNDFEDFSPAARQVFKEQTGFELSPQLLKERPELNERWVRLKTDRLTGLTVKLWETAGNYRSNLGSARNIYPIVITSPAAEEWLGQNYEQYLKTYTYTVIMAYPYLEKAYQNPDGWLENLATAALSNRENAQKTVFKLQTYDWNKKHWLSEAEIRRQTEVLRKKGVIHIAYYPENVYSEQ from the coding sequence ATGAATAAAAAAATTGTTGGTGCCCTTGTTTTTTGTATGCTAATTCTGTTGATCTGCTCTCCTTCCCTGGCTAATGCCAAGGAGGTTCTTGTATTGTGCTATCATAATGTAACCGATCAACCGGGGCAGGATATATATGCTGTAACACCGGCAAATTTAAAAAGTCATTTGACGTATTTAAAAGAACAGGGGTATACGCCGATCTCACTTAAAGAATATATTGCTGCCAGCCAAACTGGTGCCGCATTACCGGATAAGTCCGTGCTGCTCACGTTCGATGACGGGTATCAGTCGGTGTATACCAAGGTGTTTCCGTTGTTGAAAGAATATCGTTATCCTGGAATGATAGCCATTGTTACTTCCTGGCTGGATTATGCGCCGGCTGAACTCGGACCGCTGGTAACCTGGCAGCAAATAAGGGAAATGGAGAATTCCGGCTTAATTGACGTAGCTTCTCACTCCCATGACATGCATCGATTTACTGTGGTTACACCTCAGGGCGATCGTGGTCCGTTATTAAGCAGGCTGCAATATAAAAACGGCCGATATGAGACGATTGCCGAGCAGCGTGAGCGGGTAAGGCGGGATTTACATGAATCCCAGGCTGTTTTTAACAAGGAATTGGGCCATACGGTGCAAGCCGTGGTCTGGCCTTATGGAGCCTATACGCCATTTGCCGTCACAGATGCCCTGCAAGAGGGTTTTGAAGCTTGCTTTACCTTAAATGATGGAGTAAACCATCCGGGAGAACAGGCCCTGCAGGCAGCTAACCGCCTGATTATAACAGGTAATCCGTCGAAAGAGCATTTTGCCAGTTTACTCAAGGCCAATAGTGAAGCGGCCAAGGTCCCGGTTAAAGCAATACAACTGGACTTAGATATGATTTATGATCCCGGCAGTGCGGTTCAAACAGAAGAAAATCTGAATCTGGCGATAGAACGGATTCGCAGTTCAGGGGCAAATACCATTTATTTGCAGTCTTTTAGTGATGAGGACGGATCGGGTAATAGTAAGAGTGTCTATTTTTATACGAAAGAGGCACCGGTCAAGGCTGACTTATTTTCTCACGTAATTGGCCGGCTGCGGGAAGAGGGAAGGTTTAGTATTTATGCGTGGTTTCCTACGTTGGCGGCCCAATGGCTGCTGGAAGACTCGCCGCAAGATGCCGTTGTAGCTTATGATGAAAAAAACAAGGGCTGGTACCGGCGGGCGACTCCCTTCAGTTCCCGGGTGAGTGACCGGCTCAGCGCCCTGGTTGCCGATCTGGCAGCTTATAATGATATCAATGGCATTTTATTTCAGGATGACGTATATTTAAACGATTTTGAGGATTTTTCACCTGCTGCGCGTCAGGTGTTTAAAGAACAGACCGGGTTTGAGCTGTCGCCGCAATTGCTCAAGGAAAGACCGGAACTAAACGAACGGTGGGTTCGTTTGAAAACGGACAGGTTAACCGGGCTGACGGTAAAGCTTTGGGAAACAGCCGGGAACTACCGTTCTAACCTTGGCAGTGCCCGCAATATATATCCCATTGTGATTACCAGTCCGGCGGCCGAAGAATGGCTGGGGCAGAATTACGAACAATATCTTAAGACATATACCTATACGGTAATCATGGCCTATCCTTACTTGGAAAAGGCTTATCAAAATCCGGACGGCTGGTTGGAGAACCTGGCGACGGCTGCTTTGAGTAACCGGGAAAATGCCCAAAAGACAGTGTTTAAGCTGCAGACTTATGACTGGAATAAAAAACACTGGTTGAGCGAAGCCGAAATACGCAGACAGACTGAAGTTCTCAGAAAAAAGGGTGTTATTCATATAGCTTATTATCCGGAAAACGTGTATTCCGAGCAATAA